A DNA window from Deinococcus malanensis contains the following coding sequences:
- the mraZ gene encoding division/cell wall cluster transcriptional repressor MraZ, which yields MPFGEYPYTIDDKGRVVMPPPFREFVEDGMILTRGMEGCLYVFPLASWRRVEEQLEGLPLTDAESRAFVRFFYSGANKARLDNQSRVSVPQTLRAFAGLDSEVIVAGAPGRLELWNPARWEEAISAVQHTPPKPDLLANFVA from the coding sequence GTGCCGTTCGGAGAGTACCCGTACACCATCGACGACAAAGGACGCGTGGTCATGCCACCGCCGTTCAGGGAATTCGTCGAGGACGGAATGATTCTCACGCGCGGAATGGAGGGCTGCCTGTACGTATTTCCCCTGGCCAGCTGGAGACGTGTCGAAGAACAGCTCGAAGGTCTTCCCCTCACGGACGCCGAATCACGGGCGTTCGTGCGCTTCTTTTACTCCGGGGCCAACAAGGCCCGCCTGGACAACCAGAGCCGCGTTTCGGTGCCGCAGACCCTGCGGGCTTTCGCGGGTCTGGACAGTGAGGTGATCGTGGCGGGCGCTCCCGGGCGTCTTGAACTGTGGAACCCGGCCCGCTGGGAAGAAGCCATCAGCGCGGTGCAGCACACCCCTCCCAAACCCGACCTTCTCGCCAACTTTGTGGCGTAA